The Palaemon carinicauda isolate YSFRI2023 chromosome 43, ASM3689809v2, whole genome shotgun sequence genome window below encodes:
- the LOC137633711 gene encoding uncharacterized protein, with protein sequence MDPSPSSNRQNTQHTPQQLATDAPLPNREEIEVAIDLIDTDGCEEYQGIWDPTFQIPPNIEWLEVMFKDHPSLDAFCQSLEKTKQIEILSISFSVNDVSSVSRPFPFLKKDPLVNVYVWDVKEGDIEKVGDILRTLQPQDAWRSFELIEFPLRSLGRTRSPEVILRLLASLKGVRVRYSIRFPEEERPDDEALRREMDLKAEESTGCDGGVWWSL encoded by the exons ATGGATCCCTCCCCCAGCAGTAACCGACAGAACACACAGCATACACCTCAACAGCT agccacagatgcccctctcccaaacagagaggaaattGAAGTTGCAATAGACCTTATtgacactgatgg ttgtgaggAATACcaaggcatctgggacccaacgttccaaatccctccaaatatcGAATGGCTCGAAGTCATGTTCAAGGACCAtcccagcctcgacgccttctgtcaatctttggaaaagacaaaacagattgAAATtttat ctATTagcttcagtgtcaacgacgtcagcagcgtcagtcgccccttCCCTTTCTTGAAGAAGGATCCACTTGTCAATGTCTATGTCTGGGACGTCAAGGAAGGAGACAtagagaaggttggggacatccttcggacattgcaaccacaggatgcatggag atcgtttGAGTTAATCGAGTTTCCTCTGCGTTCtctggggaggacgaggagccctgaggtcatcctcagactcctcgcctccttgaagggagtcagggtgagatacAGCATCCGTTTCCCAGAagaagaacgaccagatgacgaagccttacgcagagagatggatcttaaggcagaggaatccaccggatgtgatGGTGGTGTTTggtg GTCGCTTTAA